The DNA sequence CATGAAGAGTGTGTTTCGGGTTGCCAGTGATAATGTCGTTTATTTGGCGTCTCGAAACACaggcaactaaataaaatattgtcgTTTTTCCTCGGTGAGCTTGACGCAAACACCAAGAAGGCTTAGCGAAGGTTCCGTTCTGGGTACGGAGGCAAATTTACCTGGATTCGCTCGTATTCAAATCATTCGACCCGATGGACCATGTAACCGGAaagtcctttttttttccttggatCAGGCATCACAGTTCCTCAACCCACTCGATAAATCCATATATTAGTTCCGTTCATCGTTCTCACGTATGGAAACCATTAAagttattagaaattttaaaaaaaaaacatttaactaaagatagaaaaaagtaaaataagaaataaaaataattaattattttaaaagtaacttTCATTCTCATGTCTCATGACTcgtaagaataataaataacataaaatgggTTTAAATTTTAAGAGTGAAAAACCTTGTTTATTCTACCAAGCTGTCAATTTATTTCTtagatttattaataaattattaaaataaaaatgaggaattgtatttcattttttttatcaaaataaaataggatATTAAATGGGTAGGAAATGTCATAGAATTATTCACAGATTTATTCGATTATTGATAGATTTCTTTAGATTGAGAATAATTTGGTACAAATTTTGAAGACCAAAACATTCTCAGGCTGTCTGCTTCATTTGAATCAGTTGAACAGCTCCGATGCTTTCTAAAAATGGTTTGGCCGCATTAATACTAGTAGTGTGATACACAGcccaaataatttaaataggaTTTAACCAGCAATAACGTAGTTGGATAAGACAAATTGACGCCAATTATCTATCCAaataatcaagatcaatatAATTCTGGCACCTATTCTGTCAAGTAAATTCTAGCTATAATTTTACGTTTCCTTCATACAATACAAAACTTTAATCATTGTTCGACCCTTTTGGTTGCCGAACGAGTTGATGAGTAGATTACTACAGTTGCAAAGATGACAAAATTAAACCTTGAAGGGAAGCACAACAAGGTGGATATAAATCTTTTGCTGATATGAACAACCCCACCAATTCTTGTGTTTGACGAGTCAACATGAAAATGTCTTCAGCCGAATTCTTTGTTGCCCATTCCTCTATCAACCTGCATAAGTTGTTCAAATTTGTAGGAATCAATTTATACAATGCATATATCATGCATGAACCGATAGATTATGCAAAGTTAATGGGTAAGCAAATCATTATTCCTTCCCGTTCTTAATCAAaagaaagatttttaaaaaaaatatttattgtctcCTTTTTTATCAAGAGGATAATAAAAGGAAGAAAGGAGTCAAAGCATCTAGTAAAATATCAAGATAAACAACAGCAAAGATTATAACTTATATATGTTTCTAATTCAAAAGAccaaacgaaaaagaaaaatcttcacatattatatttttcatattaattgaatatcatgataaaaagaaataatttgatGACTGACCTTGATTGAGATTCTGTTGCATTGTGGCAGTCAGAAAAAAGCACTTTGATTATGGGCTGTAACTTTAATTTAGCAATTGGGTCTTTGTCTTCTAAACTAGAACAATTCCCAGAACATGACCAAGTATCTGGATTTAAGAGAATGATTTGCAGGACGGGGGATTTGGTTGTCAGATCTCTAATGACAAACCGAAATGATGATTCATCATTTGCACACTCCATCAACTGATTTGCAAACATTTTGCCCATTGTATATTTACTGGTGACAAATATAatgcattaaaatttatttgggaTATATCAGTATTTAACAAACATACTTCAAAATATAACCCTTCTCTcactgaaattaaaaaagaaaaaagaaaaactgtaAGGCCTATtaactgaaaaagaaaagtaatagCAATAGCCTGGAATACACAACATGGATATAATCGTGCTCATTCTCAGTATCAAGAAGAAACAGCATACCAGACAGTTTTCTTTTTTGCctttggcctataaaaaagttTATGATTAACAACCTTGAGTTCACAAGAATGTCAAGACTATGTCTTCCCCATTAACTCTTTTGTATATAAATGCATGGCATTGATTGGTAAAACTTTTACACACATTATCTGTAGCCTGTAGGTGCTACAAGCAGAAGGACTTCCTGAAGCATGCAATAGCACTGCCATCGGCAGAAGTTTTGTCCACCAATACTTCAATTTTTGAGACTTAATGCTTTTTCTTCCCCAATATTACATTTATACTACCCAATTAATATCTATCAATCTAACTAATTCATTTATTATTCCCAAAATTAGCGACTGGATGAATGAAACTATACATTGAGACATTAGTTTCACTTAAATCCTAGAAGCATACATGTTTTTACCGAATCTAGTTCTCCCTGGTTAGCTGCAACTGAGTTATAATGACACAAAACTAAGTgaccttttttctttctgataAAGAACTATTATGACAGAGTGAATTTAGTCATTCTTAGCTAACCTGAACATATCCCCTGATCCTCCAACTTGCACACAAGTTGAAATATAACATTTGAAAAATCGTACTCCCCCATCTACAGGTGTCTGTCCCTCACGACATGGGTAGGCTCCAAGGAGAGACGTGCATTGAGGGCACGTAAATTCACGCCAATCAATATCCTTAGAAAGATTTGATAATCTAGCCATGAAAACATCTTCAAGATAACCGTTGAGGAAAGACTTCTGATTTCCCAGAATTTCCACAGTCTCTGTTGGCATCCCTTTCTTTCCAGCAGTTCCACATAAATTGTGTTCACTGTCTCCATGCCCAACATTGCTTGTCAAATGAGCACAACAACTAGGAGTTTGGGTCACATCTTCGGCATGATTCAAATCTGGACATGAATCAGGGAAGTCACCACAACCAGGTTTACTCTTCGCAACTTCACACCTCAAATTCACAGAAAGCTTCTCATCCTCAGGATGTACAAGCCTAGAATTGCTATCAAAAGCATGGGTCACTTCACCATAGTCACTGCAAGTTGAAGTTCTTTCATCATTCAATTCACAGTTTCGCATGCCTTTGACAACACCATCATCTCTGGAGACTTCTGTTACAGTACTACATTCTTGCTCTCCACACCCTTCAAGAAAATTACATTCCACAAGATCATCCTTGCAAAGAGTGACAGAAGCAGAACTTACTAGACATACCCCCGGCCTGCACATATAAGAACTCACATATCTCATCACCATCTTCTCACTTATCCCTCCAAACGAACAACAGCAAGCTCCAAACCAATTGTCCGCCACCTCTCTCCAATTCACCGATGGCATTTcaacaaaattcctaaacaagTAACGATACAATAACCTCaacaacaaaacattaaaaaaaaatcattagccCCTGGTCCCTATTACTGCCAGTTTATTATCAACTTTTCGTATAATTTGATTTCAACCTCATAGCATCCAACCAAGTGTCAGATATGTAAAACTAAAACCTGGCAATCATACTAACCATTGTTTAGGGGAaataatttcacaaaaaaaatataataattatgacCCTATTTTGAGAAACTTCTCCTTAAAGCgcttataaaagaagaaataaatgaaataattttttcccaGTGTCTTAAATGAGCTTATACATAAGCTAATTTGCAGAAGTTAGTTTTTCCTTggtattttcttctcctacGAGTGTGTGAGGAGAAATTTATACAAAGAGGTTCCATTTCTCAAATTAAGCTGAATATAATATTGGCATATTTACCTGAGAGGAATTCTGGTCAACTTGAAGGCACAAGTTCTGCAGTAGAAGTCAACTTCTCCTGCAGAAGACAAAATTTTCACATCTGCAACAAAAGAAGAAGCGGAAAATAAGCACAActtttgaaacaaacaaaaaacaatgttacacaatacatataaattcaaaaaataagtaataaaaCTCCAATCAGATACAGTAGTTTAGGTGTTGTCTGTGTTGTTCTCCAATCAGAATTGAAGTTTCACCTTTGGTAACCCGAAATCTTTTAATACAAAATGCAAATTACCACCGTAAAACTTCAATTTTGATTGGAAAACAACACACTGAATCCAAGTTTTgtccaaaatgaaaaattagaagCGGCATTTCGAGATACCGGATTGTGAATCGAGAGGGTCCGGCGGCGGGGTTTGGGAGAGGTCGAGGGCGGAGAGGATGGGGTGGTCGAcggggaggaggaggaggagcttGACCTCGATGTGGTCGGAGAGAGGCCGGAAAGCGACCGGAGAGTCGCCATCGACCAAGACGGCGGGGAGCGGAACCCTAAGGGAGAGAAAGGAGGCTGTGAGAGTGAGGAAGGAGTGGGAGGAGTGAAGATCGACGGCGAGGTCTTTGCATTGGAGagaagggtttagggttttgtCGTTAGGGAAGAGCGTTAAACGCAGCGTTGGGATGTGGGACTGTGCTTCCCATGTGTAACGCCATCCTTGTTGTTCGCTGTCGCTGCACATTCTAATGCTTGCTCTTTGGTTTGCTTCTTCGCTGAAAATTTGGAAGCGCCATTGCACATTGGCCATAAATAAAACcgcatttttcaaaaaaattaaaaataatcgtTTGAAGTGTGGCTGCTGGGATTCGAGCCCAGGTCTCCACGGCCACAACGTGGAATTCTTACCACTAAACTACAGCCACTTTTGCTAATGCGAATTTATTTTAcgtattttctatttcttttactTCATTTGTTCGGAATTGTAAGTTCACCAGCCTTTGACCTTGTTGTGTGGCGAgctaataatacaaaaataacttttttttacgaCAAACATAATcatatttcattcataataaattaaagaattaaatacatttttcatacttataatatatttttttaacttattacctaaaaaataattttttttattttattatctcatatttctaaactttttcttttgataCATGTTAATAGTCTTAAtctattgaataataatataatacttgTAGTTAAACCAACAGAATATCAGATCATCCGTTAAGGaataatgtaataaattaaGAGAGTGTTATGTCATCATTTAAGGAACTTAAATTAATGATAagtaccaaaagtaaaagtttaaaaatgtcagatgataaaataaataaaaaaaataggtagTATGAAACTACAAAATGAGTATATTATaggttttaaaaacatatttaaatctaaactaaattataattttgatctttttaatttcttgagttcatgatttttgttctcttaatttttaattttaatatttattcccttagttttataaattaataattttgattcatCTCCTCAATTATTAACTAATGATTTTGATTAGTATAGTTGATAGGTTAGttataaactatttatttttaccaaagttaattataaataaattaaaaatcattaattattaaaaaacttaatttataaatgatAGTTTTCATTGAGCAATAAGACCTACATATACCTTCGCAAACATCGTCAATGTCAAAAAAGTATGAGAggtgaataataaaatttaaatatataactataGACATGAGTTGCCCTACATAAAATGGtggaaaaattagttaaatagtTATTAATTGTGAGCTATGAGCCACATGACAAACCCAAAATACCTCAAAGAACAGTTTTAAAAGATATGGATGTAATATGATGTTAAGCATAGTTAGAAGAGAGTAAAAAAGGCTAAAAGATTGCAATATATGAATTAGAATGAATTAAAGTGGAAAGATATTACAActataaggataaaaaagaataattaaaccATAAATTTAATACGTGCATGCGGTTTTTActgaagaaaacagaaaaagagaaataccACCACAAATTAGTAGAACTAATGTATTATAGTAGTTAACTAGCTAACAATAATTGAACACCATATATCAGTAGGCAGTACCTAGGCAATCATAAGTTATATGCATCATTCACATTAGGCAATATGAACCACATAATTTCTTTTTGTCTCTACTtgattgataatttaatatatgtgAAACTTTAATAtggttaattatataatattttatctgtaaccaaaagaataatattttatattttagagatttcaattataataaaatttacttataatttgatcattttatataatcagtcgataattaaaaatgattaactTAATATAATTCTTATCAATGAACTTATTGTGGAAAATAGTTTCATTCTTGTCAgttaaattaactatttatgGTAAACATATTAAAGTATAATACTATttgattaattgaaaataaaactataaatgtATCACtgaaatcatataaaattaattcatcatttttgcatattttcttttttcattgacGATAACtccttcatttaaaataaataaaatattttatttagccTTTTTTTaaccttataatttatatttatatttaattctatcaattcgttctacttatttttctttttatgttagttacaaaataaatattttgttttcatatttaTCTACTTAATCAAATGTTTGTTAATTTACCTAACCAATTTTCCTCACGATTTTTTATTTAgctatttatttcttatttactggctaatcaaatatcaatttttcataataaaattatgtaaaattttgtcATGTGTTAAGAAAACAGCGTGAAAGTATTATTAGGttcttaataattatataatttctctgtgattatatttttcttaaatatctCGTTAAATTCTATGAATATTGTTTGAGACTTTGAGTAATCTTCTTTCGTTTGAATTAGtccattatcattttttattatatacataATGGGGGTTGAGTTGAGCTTAATCAAGTTTATATCTTATTAGTGATAAATGCAAATATaggatttaatttaaaattaattggtttATTGTCCCTATAATCACGTccatgttgtttttttataggagaaaatcaAGCTCTActattattactttaattttgattcaatttgTTTCTTTGATTTTAGCTAAGGGTTGTGGCTTATTGTTAGTGCAGCAACTATTTAACCTTCACtccatatatataaaagaatatatacaaTATAAATAGTTCTTTCCTTCTTATATGGTATCAGATTTGTCTTAGTCTTACAGCACTTTAAACACGATCCTTCTATGACACCCACCACTTCCACTACCACCAATGAGTTAAAAGAACTCATGGAGTTCAACAACAATTTTCAGTTTCCAATCAAACTTACTGTGTCCCATATTCATAACCCCACTAACTTCCCTCATTTCACTCAAGCTTCCACCCCACCCACCATTAACTCACCAGATGGCACACCTCACCATCCTACCTTACCCTTTCCCGAACCTGTCCATGTTTCATCTTCTTCTCAATCACTTGCAGTGGAATCACTCTCTCGGTCTTCTATGTCAACTATATCTCAACATCCCATGGTCACTTGTGGAAAAGTTGGAATATTCAAACCAAAGAAATTATTCTCTTTGAGCAAACATCCAATTCTGCCAATTAAAGAACCAACCAGTGTATCCAAAGTACTACAATATCATCAATGGAAGCAAGCCATGTTGGAAGAATTTACCGCTCTCATGAACAATGGTACACGGTCTCTAGTCCCCAGTCAACCCCATTTTAATGTCATTGAAAACAAATGGGTGTTTCGTTTGAAAAGAAATCCAAATGGATTGATTGCTCGTTACAAAGCCCGGCTTGTAGCTAAAGGGTTTCATCAACGACcggacattgattataaagacaCCTTCAGTCCAGTTATCAAACTTCAAACAATCAAAATAGTCTCACTGCCTTTTGTGACGCTACCTCAAGCATACCATCTCACATGGTCTACAACTCGTTGCAAccaaaaaccatgatctcactgCCTTTTGTGATGTAGATTGGGGTGGTGATACAAATGACAAAAAGTCTACAGGTGCATATATTGTCTATCTTGGTCCAAATGCTATATCTTGGTCTAGCAAGAAACAATCCATAGTTGCAAGATCCTCAACTGAGGCTAAATATCACACTATTGGATTAACAACTTTTGAACTTCTATGGCTACAACAACTACTATTGAAACTTGGCATCAAATTAACCAAGCAACCAACTATCTTTTTAGACAATATTGGTGCCACATATCTTTGTGCAAATCCATTTTTTCACTCAAGGATGAAGCACTTAGCTATTGATTACCATTTTGTTCGTGACATTGTTGTCAAGGGTGAAGTCAAAGTGTCTCATGTTCCTTCGAGCCATCAACTAGCAAACTTGCTAACTAAGCCACTCTCCCAACCACGCCATGAGTTTCTCATCACCAAGATTGGTGTCGTTGACTCCTCCTCCATCTTGCAGGGACATATTAGTCATAAATGTAAACATAggatttaattcaaaattaattggtTTATTGTCCCTATAATCATGTCcatgttattttcttattataggAGAAAATCAAGTTCTGTTTCAATTTGTTTCCTTGATTTTGACTAAGGGTTGCCACTTATTGTTAGTGCAGCAATTATTTAGCCTTCACTTTATGCatgtaaaagaatatatacaATATAAATAGTTCTTTTCTTATAGAATCCTCAAAGAATatatatctaatatattttttattttatgattcttTATTGTTTCATTATACTATCGTGAGAGAAatctaatatgtttttttaattaattaattaaaacttttatgTCTTAATAGTTATTTATTTGACTATCATCAAAGTCTACTAAGATTTATTTGACTATTAAAGACTATGGCCATCTTTTTCAATTCCAAATTGCACTAAAATATTAACCAGTTGCGTACAAGAAATGTGTTATACTactattatcatatataaacaTGCATGAAAATGTTAAATCTTTAAATTATATAGCCATTAACACTTAAAAAGAAAACCGTACATTACTCGGGCTAATAATTACTAGTTAATTTATAGTTTTCATCATATCAATCTATTAAGCATCCAGCGTGGATTTCCATTTGATGCCGACAAATGAATTGGCATAGACAGAGATTAGGGACTCCTAGGATTAAAATATGTCTAAAAGTAACCGTACAGCATGGTAATTAATAATGCCACCATCTTCATATCGAACCACAATATTCCAATCAGTTTGCACTAtacaaaatgttattttaaatctACAGTAGCAGTCCtcatatttgaaaatatataacattatatataGGTTCCTTTTTTCCATACTGCTCTGTTATAAATATTAccctaaatattaattaaatatcagcactaccataaattattataattttgatcccaTGACTGACCATTTTTGTCTTATCGGCAACAATATTCGGTACTTGGAGCAAATGCGTAGAATGTGACTGTAAAAACTTAAAAGGGAATATAACAGCCTTTtccgaaaaataaaatttctggAAAATGAGAGtaaccttcttttctttttttttttttgctgcagGGAAAATGAGAACCTTTGTGACAACTTAACACGAGAGAAAGACATAGCAAAAGGAATTCGATGCTTTTGAAGATCAGCTACTATACATATATAAGCAATGTATCAAGTACGTTGAAGCTACTTGCTcactttaatttgattaaatggcCACTCATAAAGTGAAGTCAAAACACACGTGAGGTACTGTTGCATAAATTATGGATTGGTTATACTGAAAGATAAAGGTATTTATGAATCAAAAATTTAATGGAAAGATAAAGGTGCTTAAGATTTACTTATctcctttttcatttgttctgaCTTTAGAGTTAATTATGCTAAATTATGGATTCTAGAAATTATATAAAGTGGTTGCATTTGTCTCGTTAAGACGTTAACTCAATGCcacaattcataaaaaaaaactcattcatgaagattattaactaatattACTAGACATCTAAACTAATTATAATGCAAACATAACAATATTGTTTTGTATTGATATAATTGATCTCAAAAATTTTATTGCACaacattctttaattttaattttctactttaaaatattaaccATGACCTCTATACATTAAAGTCTAAGTTTATAAATGTTGTTAACTTTAAAGAAGTCAACGATGATTGGTTCAAATCAGGCAGGTCTAATCTAAAGAAACACttaacaaaattatcatattacAATGGTTTAATTGCAAATTTTCCTAccaaattttattagttttatttttgtaaattttaccactaacttttataatttatagattttattactcaagtttttttttcatgaattttatcATCCAACTTTAATATTTCTTAGGAATATTCAAACCAAAGAAATTATTCTCTTTGAGCAAACATCCAATTCTGCCAATTAAAGAACCAACCAGTGTATCCAAAGTACTACAATATCATCAATGGAAGCAAGCCATGTTGGAAGAATTTACCGCTCTCATGAACAATGGTACACGGTCTCTAGTCCCCAGTCAACCCCATTTTAATGTCATTGAAAACAAATGGGTGTTTCGTTTGAAAAGAAATCCAAATGGATTGATTGCTCGTTACAAAGCCCGGCTTGTAGCTAAAGGGTTTCATCAACGACcggacattgattataaagacaCCTTCAGTCCAGTTATCAAACTTCAAACAATCAAAATAGTCTCACTGCCTTTTGTGACGCTACCTCAAGCATACCATCTCACATGGTCTACAACTCGTTGCAAccaaaaaccatgatctcactgCCTTTTGTGATGTAGATTGGGGTGGTGATACAAATGACAAAAAGTCTACAGGTGCATATATTGTCTATCTTGGTCCAAATGCTATATCTTGGTCTAGCAAGAAACAATCCATAGTTGCAAGATCCTCAACTGAGGCTAAATATCACACTATTGGATTAACAACTTTTGAACTTCTATGGCTACAACAACTACTATTGAAACTTGGCATCAAATTAACCAAGCAACCAACTATCTTTTTAGACAATATTGGTGCCACATATCTTTGTGCAAATCCATTTTTTCACTCAAGGATGAAGCACTTAGCTATTGATTACCATTTTGTTCGTGACATTGTTGTCAAGGGTGAAGTCAAAGTGTCTCATGTTCCTTCGAGCCATCAACTAGCAAACTTGCTAACTAAGCCACTCTCCCAACCACGCCATGAGTTTCTCATCACCAAGATTGGTGTCGTTGACTCCTCCTCCATCTTGCAGGGACATATTAGTCATAAATGTAAACATAggatttaattcaaaattaattggtTTATTGTCCCTATAATCATGTCcatgttattttcttattataggAGAAAATCAAGTTCTGTTTCAATTTGTTTCCTTGATTTTGACTAAGGGTTGCCACTTATTGTTAGTGCAGCAATTATTTAGCCTTCACTTTATGCatgtaaaagaatatatacaATATAAATAGTTCTTTTCTTATAGAATCCTCAAAGAATatatatctaatatattttttattttatgattcttTATTGTTTCATTATACTATCGTGAGAGAAatctaatatgtttttttaattaattaattaaaacttttatgTCTTAATAGTTATTTATTTGACTATCATCAAAGTCTACTAAGATTTATTTGACTATTAAAGACTATGGCCATCTTTTTCAATTCCAAATTGCACTAAAATATTAACCAGTTGCGTACAAGAAATGTGTTATACTactattatcatatataaacaTGCATGAAAATGTTAAATCTTTAAATTATATAGCCATTAACACTTAAAAAGAAAACCGTACATTACTCGGGCTAATAATTACTAGTTAATTTATAGTTTTCATCATATCAATCTATTAAGCATCCAGCGTGGATTTCCATTTGATGCCGACAAATGAATTGGCATAGACAGAGATTAGGGACTCCTAGGATTAAAATATGTCTAAAAGTAACCGTACAGCATGGTAATTAATAATGCCACCATCTTCATATCGAACCACAATATTCCAATCAGTTTGCACTAtacaaaatgttattttaaatctACAGTAGCAGTCCtcatatttgaaaatatataacattatatataGGTTCCTTTTTTCCATACTGCTCTGTTATAAATATTAccctaaatattaattaaatatcagcactaccataaattattataattttgatcccaTGACTGACCATTTTTGTCTTATCGGCAACAATATTCGGTACTTGGAGCAAATGCGTAGAATGTGACTGTAAAAACTTAAAAGGGAATATAACAGCCTTTtccgaaaaataaaatttctggAAAATGAGAGtaaccttcttttcttttttttttttttgctgcagGGAAAATGAGAACCTTTGTGACAACTTAACACGAGAGAAAGACATAGCAAAAGGAATTCGATGCTTTTGAAGATCAGCTACTATACATATATAAGCAATGTATCAAGTACGTTGAAGCTACTTGCTcactttaatttgattaaatggcCACTCATAAAGTGAAGTCAAAACACACGTGAGGTACTGTTGCATAAATTATGGATTGGGTTATACTGAAAGATAAAAGGTATTTATGAATCAAAAATTTAATGGAAAGATAAAAGGTGCTTAAGATTTACTTATctcctttttcatttgttctgaCTTTAGAGTTAATTATGCTAAATTATGGATTCTAGAAATTATATAAAGTGGTTGCATTTGTCTCGTTAAGACGTTAACTCAATGCcacaattcataaaaaaaaactcattcatgaagattattaactaatattACTAGACATCTAAACTAATTATAATGCAAACATAACAATATTGTTTTGTATTGATATAATTGATCTCAAAAATTTTATTGCACaacattctttaattttaattttctactttaaaatattaaccATGACCTCTATACATTAAAGTCTAAGTTTATAAATGTTGTTAACTTTAAAGAAGTCAACGATGATTGGTTCAAAATCAGGCAGGTCTAATCTAAAGAAACACttaacaaaattatcatattacAATGGTTTAATTGCAAATTTTCCTAccaaattttattagttttatttttgtaaattttaccactaaacttttataattttatagattttattactcaagtttttttttcatgaattttatcatccaacttttaatatttcttaa is a window from the Glycine max cultivar Williams 82 chromosome 2, Glycine_max_v4.0, whole genome shotgun sequence genome containing:
- the LOC100791241 gene encoding uncharacterized protein isoform X2, whose protein sequence is MANVQWRFQIFSEEANQRASIRMCSDSEQQGWRYTWEAQSHIPTLRLTLFPNDKTLNPSLQCKDLAVDLHSSHSFLTLTASFLSLRVPLPAVLVDGDSPVAFRPLSDHIEVKLLLLLPVDHPILSALDLSQTPPPDPLDSQSDVKILSSAGEVDFYCRTCAFKLTRIPLRNFVEMPSVNWREVADNWFGACCCSFGGISEKMVMRYVSSYMCRPGVCLVSSASVTLCKDDLVECNFLEGCGEQECSTVTEVSRDDGVVKGMRNCELNDERTSTCSDYGEVTHAFDSNSRLVHPEDEKLSVNLRCEVAKSKPGCGDFPDSCPDLNHAEDVTQTPSCCAHLTSNVGHGDSEHNLCGTAGKKGMPTETVEILGNQKSFLNGYLEDVFMARLSNLSKDIDWREFTCPQCTSLLGAYPCREGQTPVDGGVRFFKCYISTCVQVGGSGDMFSKYTMGKMFANQLMECANDESSFRFVIRDLTTKSPVLQIILLNPDTWSCSGNCSSLEDKDPIAKLKLQPIIKVLFSDCHNATESQSRLIEEWATKNSAEDIFMLTRQTQELVGLFISAKDLYPPCCASLQGLILSSLQL
- the LOC100791241 gene encoding uncharacterized protein isoform X1 — translated: MANVQWRFQIFSEEANQRASIRMCSDSEQQGWRYTWEAQSHIPTLRLTLFPNDKTLNPSLQCKDLAVDLHSSHSFLTLTASFLSLRVPLPAVLVDGDSPVAFRPLSDHIEVKLLLLLPVDHPILSALDLSQTPPPDPLDSQSDVKILSSAGEVDFYCRTCAFKLTRIPLRLLYRYLFRNFVEMPSVNWREVADNWFGACCCSFGGISEKMVMRYVSSYMCRPGVCLVSSASVTLCKDDLVECNFLEGCGEQECSTVTEVSRDDGVVKGMRNCELNDERTSTCSDYGEVTHAFDSNSRLVHPEDEKLSVNLRCEVAKSKPGCGDFPDSCPDLNHAEDVTQTPSCCAHLTSNVGHGDSEHNLCGTAGKKGMPTETVEILGNQKSFLNGYLEDVFMARLSNLSKDIDWREFTCPQCTSLLGAYPCREGQTPVDGGVRFFKCYISTCVQVGGSGDMFSKYTMGKMFANQLMECANDESSFRFVIRDLTTKSPVLQIILLNPDTWSCSGNCSSLEDKDPIAKLKLQPIIKVLFSDCHNATESQSRLIEEWATKNSAEDIFMLTRQTQELVGLFISAKDLYPPCCASLQGLILSSLQL